The following nucleotide sequence is from Halorussus caseinilyticus.
CGACTTCGAGGCCGCCTTCGAAGACGACGAGGACGACCGGCGGGAGGACGAGCGATGAGTCACGGGAGCGCGAACTCCCCCGAGCGGTCGGCCGACTCGCTGGCCGACGCGTTCTACCCGCTGTTCGACTATCTGTTCGACGAGGACGGCGACTTCGTGGACGACGTGGAGACCAAACTCGCCGAGGCGCGGATGCCCGACACGGTGGAACTGTACCTCTCCCGAGGGCTGGCAGTCGGCGTCCTCGCGGGAGTCGTCCTCTGGTTGCTCGGTCTGGTCGTGGGTTACGTCCTGTTCGTGACCGGTCTCGTGGACGTTGGAGTCCTCATCGGCCTGCCGGTGCCCAGCGAGCAAGTGGCGCAGATTATCAACGCGCTCAAAATCCCGGCGCTCGTGGTGGCAAGCGGCTTCGTCTTCGGCGCAATCGGGTTCACCATCGGGTTCGGCGTCATCGTCGGGATTCCGTACATGCGGGCCAGCGAGCGCGAACGGGAGATAAACATGCTGTTGCCCGACGCCATCTCGTTCATGTACGCCCTCTCCATCGGGGGGTTGAACCAGTTGGAGATTCTGGAGGCGATGGCGAAGGCCGACGACACCTACGGCGAGGTGGCCCGCGAGTTCCAGTCCATCGTCCAAGAGACCGAGTACTTCGACACCGACTACCGGACCGCGATTCGCAAGCGGTCGCTGGAGACGCCGAGCGACGAGTTGGGCCAGTTTCTGACCGACATGCTCTCCATAGTCAACTCCGGGGGCGACATGAGCGACTTCTTGGACGACAAGAAGGACAAGCACATGCGGACCGCCAAGCAGGAACAGGAGATGACGCTGGAGACGCTGGAGTTGTTCGGCGAGATGTACATGACCCTCTCGCTGTTTCCCCTGCTTCTCATCATCATCCTCGTCATCATGTCGATGCTCGGGGAGGCCCAAGAGTCGATGCTCTACGCGACGGTGTACGGGTTGATTCCGCTGACGGGTGCCGGGTTCCTCGTGCTGGTCTCGACGGTCAAGCAGGACGACCCCGGCGACGGCTACCTCAACCCCGCAGACGGCGGGGACCGACTCGAAGCCACGACCGGCGCGGGTCTGCTCCACCTCGGTCTCATCGAGAAGTACGTCGGCGAGTTCTCGGTCTTCGACCGCATCAAGAGCAGGGAGGGGACCTACGAGACGGTGGCGCTGTTGAAGCGACCCCACATCTTCTTCCGGGAACACCCGCTTTTCATCCTCGGGTTGACGTTCCCGGCGTCGCTGGTGCTGGTCGGAAACGCAGTGTGGACCGGCGCGGCACCCCGGAACTTTCAGGATATGGTCGCTCAGCCGATTTGGGGGACGTTCATCTACGTCTACGTCCCGGTGTACGTCAACTTCCTTCCCCTCGCAATCTTCCACACGTGGAACGTCCGGTCGCGGAAGGCGGTCGTAGACAAACTCTCGGACAACCTCCGGAAGCTGTCGTCGGCCAACGACACCGGACTGACCCTGTTGGAGTCGATTCGTACCGTCGCGGACACCTCGTCAGGTAAACTCGCCGACGAGTTCGACGTGATTCACGCCAAGGTCGAGTACGGGATGAGTCTGAAGGCGGCGCTCATCGAGTTCAACAACCGGTACCACATCCCGCGACTCGCCCGGACGGTCAAACTGGTCTCGAAGGCACAGGAGGCCTCCAGCCAGATTACGGCGGTTCTCTCGACTGCGGCCCAAGCCAGCGAGAATCAGGACGACATCGCCCGCGAGCGCAAGTCTCGTTCGCGGATGCAGGTCGTCATCATCATCATGACCTACCTCACCCTGCTGGCGGTGATGGCCATCCTGAAGGTGAAGTTCCTCGACGTGATGGCGGGTCTGGCCGGGCAAGCCTCGTCGTCGGGCGGCGGCGCGGGAGCCTCGCAGTTCGGCGGCGGCATCGACACGAAACTCCTGTCGATGCTGTTCTTCCACGCCGTGACCCTGCAAGCGGTCCTCTCGGGGTTCATCGCGGGCTACATCCGGGACGCCTCGCTCATGTCTGGCGTGAAGTTCGCCGTGGTACTGCCGACAGTCGCACTCCTGACCTTCGCGTTCATCTAACCATGTTCGGCGAGATTTCCTCTTCGAGTTCGGAACGCCGACGGCCGAGTCCTAATCGGCGTTGGGACTCCCTCGAACAATACATAGATAGCTATAGGCTAACTAGAGTTTTCTCTAAGAAAGAATCTTATTTCCAAAATCCGACAAGCGAACGCTCGGCCGACCAGCCGACATGGGCGGGACTGAAAGGGGCCGGTCGCGCGACCGGGGGCTTTCTGAGCGGTCTCTCCGCCAGTTTCGCCGGGGATTCCCGACGCTCGAACGCCCGAGCGCAGACCAGCGTCGATTTCGTGGTCGGGATGAGCGTCTTCCTGCTGACGGTGGCGTTCGTCGTCGGGTTCCTCCCCGGCGTCTTCGAACCGTTCACCGCCAGCGGGGAGGGCGACGTGCTGGCGAGCGACCGGACCGCGAGTCTGTTGGCCGAGCAGTTGCTCGCCGACCCCGAGACGCCGGGCGCGCTGAACGCCACCTGTACCGCCGAGTTCTTCTCGGAGAGCGACGACGGTCGAATCGACGAGTGTCGGTTCGACGCCGACGCCGGGGACCTCGGGACCGCGCTCGGAGTGAGTCCGACGACGGCGGTCAACGTCACTATCGAGGAGAACGGCACCGTTCGCTCGGCCGGGGGCGTCACCCTCGACGCGGGACCGACGCCGCCCGAGTCCGAGAGCGTGGTCGTCTCGCGCCGAGTCGTCCTGCTCGGCGGCGAGGAGAGCGACCTCTACGTGAGGGTGTGGTAGCCGTGAGCGACGACACCTCTCGCGGCCGTGGACCTGCCCGCGGTCGCGGGCAGGTCCACACGCTCGAAGCGTTCACGGCGGCCCTGCTGGTGGTCTCGGGCGTCCTCTTCGCGCTTCAGACGACCGCGGTGACGCCGCTGACCGCCAGCACGTCGAACCAGCACGTCGAGAACCAACACCGGACCGCGGCCAGCGACCTGCTGGCGTCGGCGGCACAGAACCGGACGCTCCGGCCCGCGGTGACCTACTGGGACCCCGCGCAGGGCGCGTTCGTCAACGCGACGGGGCGGGGGTACTACGCCAACGGCGGACCGCCCAACGCCTTCGGGGACGCGCTGAACCAGACGTTCGGGAACCTCTCGGCGACCGGGCGGCGCATCGCCTACAACGTCTACGTCCGGTATCGGACGCCCGGCAACGCGACCCGGCGACAGACGATGGTGTACATGGGGTCGCCGAGCGACAACGCCGCCACCGCGACCCGGACCGTCGCGCTGTACGACGACACGTCGCTGTCAGGCGCGGCAGGGAACGTCTCTGCGGCGAACTTCTACGCGCCCGACGCCGCACGAAACTCGTCGCTGTACAACGTCGTGGAGGTGCAAATCGTCGTATGGCAGATGTGAGATTCGACCCGAGACCGCCCGCGGGCGACCGCGGGCGGTCCGGAGACGGCGGACGCGACCGGGGCCAGTTGATACTCGTGACCGGACTGGCCATCGCGGTGATGCTGGTCGCACTGGTACTGCTTTTGAACACCGTCATCTACACCCAGAACCTCGCCACGCGGGGGGCCGAAATCGAGGACACCGAGGCGGTCACGTACCGCCACGAGGTCGTCACCGGCGTCGGCGGCGTCGTGGACGCCGAGAACCGGGAGGGGTACGACACCCGGTCGAAAGTCGAGAACAACGTCACCGAGGCCATCGCTCGGTTCGACGACGTGACCGCGGGCTACCGCGCCGAACGAGGGACCGTCGCGCGCGTCGAGACCGACTCGCTGGCGCTGACCGACGGGACCCTGCTCTACCAGACCAACGCCTCGCGGAACTTCACCAGCGCCGCGGGCGGGTCGAGCGACTGGGAACTCGCCGACGACGTGGGCAACGCCCGTCGCGTCCGGTTGTCGGTCTCCGGCGAGAACCTCTCGGACGGCCGGTCGGGGTCGTTCCACGTCAGACTCGCCGGTGCGGGCGGCACCGACTGGCGGGTCTACCTCTACAACGACAGTAGCGACGACATCGCCGTCGCGGTCAAGAACGGCACCGACTCGCCCGAAGTCGCGTGTACGACCGACGGACCGCGGGCGACGGTGGACCTCACCCGCGGGACGCTGAACGGGTCGGCGTGCCCGAAACTCGTCTGGGCGACCGACCTCACCGAGCCCTACCGAATCGAGTTCCGGAACGGCGAGGAGGCCACCGGCACCTACGAGTTGACCGCCGACGAGTCGGGCGGCGCGACGGACGTGGCGTCCGGCAACTTCGCCGGGGCCGGGTCCGTGGGGTCGCCGCGGGCGGTCCCGGCGGTGTACGCCGCCGAGTTCGATATTCACTTCGAGACGCCGAATCTCGCGTTCCACACGACGGTCCGAGTCGCGCGGGGTGAGCCAGCATGAGGGACGGACTTCGCGCCGACGACCGCGGCGTCTCGGTCACGGTCAACTACGCGCTCAATCTCGTGGTGGCGACCCTACTCATCGGCGGGGTGCTGACCGCGACGGGCGGGATGGTAGAGGACCGCCGGGAGTCGGCGGTCCGGACCGAACTCTCGGTGGTGGGCGAGCGCATCGCCACCGACCTGATGGCCGCCGACAGACTCGCGGAAGTCGGCCGCGGCGACGAGACGGTGGCGGTGTCGATGACGCTCCCCGAGCGAGTCGCGGGCACGCGCTACGACGTGACCATCGACGCGACGGCGACGGACTCGACCATCGTCCTCCAGTCGAACACGCCCGAGGTGACGGTCCGGGTCGAGTTCCACAACGCGACCGCGGTCCAATCGACCACGGTCCGGGGCGGCGACCTCCGAATCGAGTTGAACGCCGGGGCCGCGCCCGACCGACTGGAGGTGACGAACCCGTGAGCAGAAACTGCGACCTGCTGGACCGCCGCGGGGTCAGCGAGACCATCGGCTTCGTGTTCGTGTTCGCGCTCGTGACCGCCTCCATCGGCGTGGTCTACACCACCGGTATCGGCGGACTGGAGGACGCCCGCGAGGACGAGCAACTCACCAACGCGGTCCGGGCGTTCGACGTGCTTGCCGACAACGTGGGCGACGTGACCAGCGAGGGCGCGCCGAGTCGGGCGACCGAACTCAAACTCTCGGGCGCGAGCGTCGGGTTCGGCGACCCGGTGGGAATAACGGTGCAGGTCAACGACACCGACAGCGACGCCAACTTGACCTACACCCAGACCACCCGGCCGCTGGTGTACGACGCACCGGCCGGACAGGTGGTGTACTCGGCGGGCGCGACGTTCCGGGTGGACGGGGGCGACGCCGCGATGCGGTCCGAACCCGGACTGGTCGTCACGGACCGCCAGTCGGTCGTTCCGCTGGTCGTAACCTACCCCGCGTCCGACTCGGGCGGCGTGGGCGGGAGTTCGACGGTACTGGTGGTCGCCCACCGACAGTCGGTCGAACTCGGCGGTCGGTTCGACACCGGCCCGGACCCCGCGGACGAGGCCCGAGTCAACGTCACGGTGAACTCGCCGCGAGCGGCGGCGTGGGGCCGGTACTTCGAGTCGCTGGGGATGTCGCCGCCGAACTCGAACCCGGCGGCCGCGGACCCGAGCGACGGGGAAGTGACCTACCAGTTCTTCACCGACCGCCTGCTCGTTCCGGAGTCGGTGGTGGAGTTCGAGATAGCGGGGTGAGAGCGCCGTGGCGTGGTGTGCTTTCGATTCGTTCTTCCTCTCGAAACGGTGCTTTCGGCGAGTTCACCGTTTTCGGCGCGTCTTCTCGTTTTTCTGCTCCGGCGCGCGCGAGCAACGCGCGCGAGGGATGAGGCTTGCGAGACGCTTCGCGTCTCGCTGATTTGCGAACGTCGTTCGCAAACATCGCAGGGAGGAACGACCGAAGGGAGTGACGACCGAGACGCGCAATCGGTTGGGGAGGACGTGGCGCGGTGCCGTGCGGTTGCGGTCTGATAGGTTCAAGCCTGAAGTCACGGTGCGGTCGCAGTGCTGTCTCGTCGTTCGGTCGCAGTGCTGTCTCGTCGTTCGGTCGCAGTGCTGTCTCGCCCTGAAGTCGTGTTTTCTCGGGTCACAGAGGCTTCACCGGGAAGCGACGAGAAACGACGAGAAGAGACGCGAGAAGCTAGCTACAGGTTTGAGCCAATCACACCGCCACCTCGTCCTCCCCAACCTCCTCGTTCGCTCCCTTCGGTCGCTCACTCGTCCACCGTCGGAAGCGAGTTCCGACGAGCCTTCCGTCGCTTCGCTCCGGAAGACCTCGCGCGCGCCGGAGCAGAAGAAACGCCGTCGCGTGTGAACTACCCCGGCCTGCTCGGACTAAACACTCGTGACGTTGACGTGGGAGACGCTGATGTGGAGGTACGTCAGGCGCGGGACGTTCTGGGCCGCGCCGACCACGGGGTCCACGGATTCCAGTGCGCGGTCGAAGTGAATCGACCCGCCCGCTTTCAGGAGGGTGTCGCCGCCGCCGACGATGCCGCCGTAGAGGTCCGCCTGCGTTCGGACCGTAATCGCGCCCGGATTGGTGTCGGTGCCCGGCGCGTAGATGAGACCGACGAACTTCGCGTGGTCGTCGAGTCTCACTTCGAGACCCGGCCCGGCGTACACCCGGAAGACGGGCGACCGGTGGGTGGTCGTGTCGCCGACGGTGCCGCCGACGACGTGGAACCTCGAACCGCTGGTGTAGAGTTTCACCATCCCGCCGTTGGGGTCGGTCACTTCGACGTTCACGTCGTTCCATACGATGTCGTCGTCCACGACCAGCGTGATGTCCCCGCCGGTGTTGTCGAGTTCGAGCGTCTGGGAGGAGTCGAGGTCGTCGTTCGAGACGAAGTACGCGCCGTCGGGGAGCGTCAGCGTCGATTCGGAGTCGTTCCACGTGTCGGTACTCTCGTTGATGGCCGTGACGCCGCCGTTGTCGTTGTTCGAGGACTTGCTGTAGGTCGTGACTTTCCCCTGTACCATGTCGCCGATGGGACTGATGTCCGGGGCCGTCCCGTTTCCGGACTGCCATCCGTTCACCGCGCTACAGTCGCTCCCCGGCGGGCCGCCGTTGCAACTGGCCGTCCCGCCGTACGAGAGGTTGCCGTGGACCGCGACCCCGCCGCCGAAGTCCACGGTGCCGCCGCCGGTCCGCAGGTCGCCGTATATCTCGGCCCCGCCGGTCAGTTCGACGCTCCCCTTCGTGACGATGGTTCCCTCGTAAGGCGGGGACGGACTTCCCGGATACGCGCCCGTAGAGGAGTTGTAGCTATCGGTGAACGACGACCCGCCAGCGCCCTGAATCGTCATCTCGTCGGGCGTGGTTCCCGCCAGCGCGTTCGTGACGTTGCGCGTCCGCGTGGGCACGACCAGCGTGATGGTCACGCGGTCGTCCGGGTGATGGTACGTCACCGACCCGCCGGTCCGTTGCTCGAAGAACCGACCCCACGCCTCGTAGTACTCGCTCCGAACCGTGACGTTCACCTCGCCGTTCGTGAGGGGGTTCCGGAAGTCGGGGTTGCCCTTCTTGGGAAACTTCGCGTCAGTGTCGCCGTCGCCGGTGACTCGGACCCGACCGCCGAGCGACTCGCTCCCGTTGACCGCGACCAGCGGAAGCGTGAGGGTGGTCCCCCGGTAGTGGAACTCCGGCGGCGACACCATCGTACTCCCGTTGTCGGTTCGCTTCCAGACGCCGCCGCCCTGATACGCGATTCTGGTATCGCCGTTCCGGTAGGCGATTGCGCCGAGCGTCTGGTTCATGACGACGTGTTCGGTGGTCCCGTCGGTCCGGTTGACGACTCGGACGCGCATCCATCCCGTCCGGTTCTCGACGGTGGCGCTATCGACGCCCAGCGAGACGCTCTGGGTGGGCGAAGAACCGATGCCGACCAGACTCGCCTTCGAGTCGAGTTGGGTCATCGCGTGTTCGGCGCTGTCGATTTCCGACGACTGCTTCGAGTCGTCCAGTGCCGACGACCCGAACGCGACGATGAGTCCCGTCCCCGTGATGGTGATGGCGAGCAACAGAACGACGCCGAGTACTTCCGACTGACCGCGCGTGCGCTTCGACTCCCCGTCTGCCCTCGCGTTCGGACTCCGCCGACCGGTCATATCCGCCTCATCGGACTACGGGATTATAAACCAATCCGCCAACTATCGGGAAAGATTCACTAGCGCGTTGACGAGAGTACCAGCCACGGACAACGAGTCGCGAGCGATTCCCACGTCGGGTCTCGTCCCCGTGTCTCGGGGGCCTCGGCCGTCGTGACGGCGCTCGGCGGGAGCGCTCTTCCCGAAATTCTGACCATCGGAAAACCTATGTACGACCCTTCCTTGATAAACGGTAGCAACGAAATGAGCATGTCGAGAAAGAACATCGACCCTGTGGAAATCGAATCTACGTCCGAAAACGGCGACTATACCTCTACCTACGTCTTCGACATCAGCGACCACATGCTCGCCGGAGAGGTGTGTACCGGCCTCGCGCTCGCGCTCGGGGAGACACTCGACCGAGACCCGGCCCAGATGACGCCGCTTAGTTCCGTCGTAGACTGTGACGCACTCCAGATGCTGTTCCACACCCGACGCTACGGCGACTTGCGCGACGAGGTGTCGGTGTCGTTCCCCTACGACGTGTACGAGGTCACGGTTCATTCGGGCGGTAGAGTCGTCGTGCAGGGGTAAGCCCGCCGACGCGACGGATTCGGCGTTCCGCGTTCCGGAAGCGATTGGGGCGACAGAATTACGTTTTCCCGACAGGTATGCTATCGTATGGCAACCGAGTCTACCCGGTTCGACTGGCGACTCGTCGCCCTCGTCGCCGTTCTCGTCGGTGCCGCCGTCCTACAGATGTTCGCCGCCGCGGGCACCGGCGACGACGACGTGCAACTCGTCGTCATCGGCACCGCGAGCATCGTCATGCTTCTGGCTATCGGCGTCGTGATGTGGTTGGTCCGCGCTGGAGCGGGCCGAGAACGCGAGTGAGGGCGCTGACTCCCGATAATCCCTCGCCCGACGACTAACAGTGATGTGTCCGGACCGCGTACTCCCGCCGGATGCGGGAACTGCTCGGCCCGACGTATCGAAATTTGGCCGCTCTCGCCGTCGTCGCGGCGCTACTCGGCGGGGCGTACTTCGTCGCAAATCCACTGGTCCGGTACGCCGCGTGGTTGGTCGCGTTCGCGGTGTGGATGGCGTGGTTCGTGTCCGTCGCGCGCGAGTGGATTTCGAAGGCGAACTTCTGAGTCCGAAGCGACCGCTCGCAGAGAGAGGTTCCCACGCACGATGCAACCCTTTAAAAGTGTAGAACTCTTACACTGCTTGTGAGTGAAGATTCTGGGCGACGGAACCTCCGTATGCCCGACGATTCGGAGCAGTTCGCTATCGTAACCGAGATGCTCGGCAAGAACCGAGTGCGCCTCCGCTGTAACGACGGCGTAGAGCGCATGGGCCGGATTCCGGGCCGGATGCGAAAGCGAATCTGGATTCGACGCGACGACATCGTGCTGTGCGAACCGTGGGACTGGCAGGACGAGAAGGCAGACATCGAGTGGCGCTACGACGGGTCCGCGCAGGACCAGTTGCGGCAAGAAGGCCACATCAACGTCTAACGCGGCTTTTCTGCGACTTCGCGGTTTCAGTACGCCAGCACGTCGAGTTCCTGGACTCGCTCGAAATGGTCGTCACGAGTGACGATTCGCGCACCGTTGTGGCGACAGATACCCGCGATGAGTACGTCACCGAGGTTGATTCGATTCCCGGTGTCGAGGAGTTCGGCCTCGACCAGCGCGGCCTCTCGCGCAGTCGCGTCGGTCATCGGTAATGGTTCGACCCAATCGAGACCGTTCGAAACCCGCTCGATTTGCTCGCGCCCGCCGTTTCGCGCCGCGCCTCGGTACACCTCGAAGAGTGCCAACTGCGGCGCGAAAAACGGCTTATCGGCGTGTTCCTCCAGAAATTCCTGTGTGGCTTCCTTGCCGTCGAGGTAGTCCAACAGAAACAAGGTGTCGAACGCCATCATCGACTATCGCGCTCCCGAAGGTCGGCGTCGAGGTCGTCGCGGGTGTCTTCGACGGCCTCGCGGAACCCTTCTACGTCGCTCATCATACCGAACCCCTTCATCACGTCGCGGTCGCTTCCGGTGAGTCGGAGAATCGTGTCGGTGAAACTCTCTTCGTCGCGCTTGTGTTCCTTGAGTCGGTCGTAGGCCTCTTCGGTGATGGTCAGACTCTTCGTCCCCATGGATGTAGGTATACGTCTACGTCTACTTAGAGTTGGGGTTACGAGAGTCCGACTGACAGGACGAGAAGGCAGACATCGAGTGGTGCTACGACGAGTCTACGCAGGACCAGTTGCGCCAAGAAGGACACATCAACGTCTAACGCGACTCTTCTGCGACTTTGCGGTTTCAGTGAAAGGGGGTCGAGCGACGACGAAAGTGAGCGCTAGCGAGCGTCGGAAAGTAACGACTTTTCGGCCGAACGAAGTGAAGGAGGAAGTGGACTCGTCGGGATTTGAACCCGAGGCCTTCCCCGTGCCAGGGGGATGATCTACCGCTGATCTACGAGCCCTCGAACGCATTTCTTCGTTGTTCGGGGGTACTGATAAACCTCTCGGATTCGTCCGCACATCGGGAGAGGGTGACGTGGCTTCGCGTGAGTCGGCTTACGTCCGCGGTCTGTTCTCGGCGAGTATAGAACTGTTTTTCGTTCTTTGAAATATTTTTGTATTTCTTTAAGCAATTTATTTCTTTCTCAGACGATTTTTGACGTTGCTCGGTAGCGGTACTAGGCGGCATCGCGGCGACAGTACGAGGACGCGATTGCGACGAACGCGACCGCGACGACGGCCGCACGAGAAGGTAGCTAGTTACAGGCTTGAACCAATCAGACCGCACCGCAACCGCCCCGCACCGCAACCGCAGGCCACGTCCTCCCCAACCGACTGCGTTGCTCGTCGCTTCGCTCCTGCGCTACTCGTCCCTCGCACGGTATGGCGCGGCACGAGGCCGCGCCAGCGCGCGCCGGAAGAGCGTAAGTAACCTCTTCGGAAACCCATCTCGAACAGTGTTCCACACGTTGTTGATGGATAGTAACCCTTTACTTGCTACGTTGTTACCGTACTAAGTACGGGAACAGCACAGCCGCAAATCTGACTCGCCACTCGGAGACGCCTCGCGTCTCGCTATTTCGTGGCTCGGGATTGCGGACGTGCACCGCGTCAGACCGACGCACCAGCACGCCTACCTCACAGTCGGCGATAGCGGCCTGTGCAGTTCCAATCCAGACAACCATGGCACGAATGCACACCCGCCGCCGCGGTTCGTCCGACTCGGACAAACCGGTGGCAGACGAACCCCCGGAGTGGAGCGACGTAGACGAAGACGAAATCGTGGACCGCGTGGTCGAACTGGCCGAACAGGGTCACACCCCGAGCGAAATCGGCCTGAAGCTACGCGACGAGGGCGTGAAGGGCACGCCCGTCCCCGACGTGAAACTGGCGACCGGCAAGAAAGTCACCGAGATTCTCGAAGAGAACGACGCCGACGGTGACCTGCCGGAGGACCTCCGCAACCTGATGGAGCGGGCCGTCCGCCTGCGCGAACACATGGACGCCAACCCGCAGGACGCCCAGAACAAGCGGGCGCTCCAGAACACCCAGTCGAAGGTCCGCCGTCTCGTGGACTACTACCGCGGCGACGAACTCGACGCCGACTTCACGTACTCCTACGAGACCGCCAAGGAACTCCTCGAAGCGTAAATGTCCGCCTCGGGTCGAACTGACGACGGGCAAGCGCCGTCCGCCAGCGACGTGGCCGCCGACCTCCGCGAGGCCGACTTCGTTCGAGTCCTCGCGCGCGCAGACGGCGACTGCCTCGCGGCGGCCGGACTGCTCGCGCGCGCCCTCGCTGACTCCGGCGTCCCCTACCAGATTCGGGTCGCGCGCTTCGGCGAAACGCTGGCCGACCCCGCCGCCGACGCGAGCGACACCACCGTCGGTATCGGTCTCGATTCGGCCGCGGACGCTTCCGTGCCGGACGAGGCGACCCCCGCGAGCGTGACCGCGTTCGACGCGGCGCGCGAACTCGGGGTCTCGCCCGACCCGACGCTCGCACTCGCGGGCGTCGTGGCCGCGGGCCGTCCGCCGGGGTCCGGCGACAGCGCCCGCGTCCTCGAAAAGCGCGAGACGCCGGTCTCGACCGGCGTCCCGGCGTCGGCGTGCCGACCGACGACATCGCCGACGGACTCGCACACTCGACGCTCGCGCACGCGGACTACTCGGGCGACGCCGAAGCGGTGCAGGCCGCCCTCGCCGAACTCGGCCTTCCGGCCGAACTCGACGGGCAAGCCCACCGCGCGATAGCCTCGGAGTTCGCGCTGGCAGTCACCGGCGCGGACGCCGCGACCGACCGCGCGGCCGAATCGGTCGAGCGCGCGCTTCGACCGCACGCGATTCCGGACGGCGAATCCGGCGACTCGGACGCACCCTTCGGGACAGTCGAGGGGTACGCCGACGTGTTGGAGGCCGTCGCGCGCGAGCGACCGGGAACGGGCGTCGCGCTCGCGCTCGGCCACGCCGAGCGCGCCGACGCGCTCGACGCGTGGCGCGACCACGCCGCGCGCGCACACGAGGTCCTCCGCAAAGGGACGACGGGCCGGTACGACGGCCTGTTCGCCCTCCGGACCGACGACGCCCCCGTGGAGACGGTCGCCCGCCTCCTGCGGGACTTCCGGTCGCCCGAACCGACCGCGCTCGTCGTGAGCGAGTCGGAAGCGGCCGCGGCCGCAGTCGAGGCGTCGGGCGTCGGTGCGTCGATGACCGACGCCGCACGAGCCGTCGGTGGCACCGGCGGCGGCACGCCCGACAGAGGCTACGCCACGTTCGACCCCGAAACGGACACCAAGGAGTTCCTCGCCGCGTTCCGGGAGGCCAGACCGTGACCGGGACCCAATCGGAACCCAACGAGTCGGCCGGTCGCTCGGCGACGATTCGGAGCGAACTCGACGACGCCGCGATTCTCGCGGCGTCGGTTCGGCCCGACAACACGCCCGAAATCGACACCCGCGTCGAACGCGACGGCGAGGGCGTCGAGACGGTCGTCACGACCGTCGAGCGCGAGACGACCGGCGGACTCCGGACCACGGTGGACGATTACGTCGTAAACCTCACGGTAGCGCAGAAAGTCGTACAGGCAGGAAAACGACACGCGAACGCAGACACAGACGATAAATCCTAAACATGAGCGAACGAAGCGTATCCAAGCAGAAACAGGAGAAGCGGTGGTACACCATCCACGCACCCCAGCAGTTCGACCGACAGGAACTGGGTGGCACCCCCGCGGACGAACCGGACAAAGTTCTCGGCCGCAACGTCGAGACGACGCTGGGCGAACTGAAAGGTGACGCCAGCGAGAACAACACCAAGCTCACGTTCAAAATCAACGACGTGGGGAGCGACTCGGCCTACACCGAGTTCGTCAAGCACGAACTCACCCGCGACTACCTGCGGAGCCTCGTGCGCCGCGGTGCCTCGAAGATAGAGGCCTACGTCACGGTCCTGACGACCGACGACTACCGCGTCCAGATTCAGCCCGTGGCGTTCACGACCAAGGACGCCGACGCGAGCCAAG
It contains:
- a CDS encoding DUF7289 family protein, with the protein product MTGRRSPNARADGESKRTRGQSEVLGVVLLLAITITGTGLIVAFGSSALDDSKQSSEIDSAEHAMTQLDSKASLVGIGSSPTQSVSLGVDSATVENRTGWMRVRVVNRTDGTTEHVVMNQTLGAIAYRNGDTRIAYQGGGVWKRTDNGSTMVSPPEFHYRGTTLTLPLVAVNGSESLGGRVRVTGDGDTDAKFPKKGNPDFRNPLTNGEVNVTVRSEYYEAWGRFFEQRTGGSVTYHHPDDRVTITLVVPTRTRNVTNALAGTTPDEMTIQGAGGSSFTDSYNSSTGAYPGSPSPPYEGTIVTKGSVELTGGAEIYGDLRTGGGTVDFGGGVAVHGNLSYGGTASCNGGPPGSDCSAVNGWQSGNGTAPDISPIGDMVQGKVTTYSKSSNNDNGGVTAINESTDTWNDSESTLTLPDGAYFVSNDDLDSSQTLELDNTGGDITLVVDDDIVWNDVNVEVTDPNGGMVKLYTSGSRFHVVGGTVGDTTTHRSPVFRVYAGPGLEVRLDDHAKFVGLIYAPGTDTNPGAITVRTQADLYGGIVGGGDTLLKAGGSIHFDRALESVDPVVGAAQNVPRLTYLHISVSHVNVTSV
- a CDS encoding HalOD1 output domain-containing protein encodes the protein MYDPSLINGSNEMSMSRKNIDPVEIESTSENGDYTSTYVFDISDHMLAGEVCTGLALALGETLDRDPAQMTPLSSVVDCDALQMLFHTRRYGDLRDEVSVSFPYDVYEVTVHSGGRVVVQG
- the eif1A gene encoding translation initiation factor eIF-1A yields the protein MSEDSGRRNLRMPDDSEQFAIVTEMLGKNRVRLRCNDGVERMGRIPGRMRKRIWIRRDDIVLCEPWDWQDEKADIEWRYDGSAQDQLRQEGHINV
- a CDS encoding type II toxin-antitoxin system VapC family toxin, coding for MMAFDTLFLLDYLDGKEATQEFLEEHADKPFFAPQLALFEVYRGAARNGGREQIERVSNGLDWVEPLPMTDATAREAALVEAELLDTGNRINLGDVLIAGICRHNGARIVTRDDHFERVQELDVLAY
- a CDS encoding antitoxin VapB family protein gives rise to the protein MGTKSLTITEEAYDRLKEHKRDEESFTDTILRLTGSDRDVMKGFGMMSDVEGFREAVEDTRDDLDADLRERDSR
- a CDS encoding 30S ribosomal protein S15 produces the protein MARMHTRRRGSSDSDKPVADEPPEWSDVDEDEIVDRVVELAEQGHTPSEIGLKLRDEGVKGTPVPDVKLATGKKVTEILEENDADGDLPEDLRNLMERAVRLREHMDANPQDAQNKRALQNTQSKVRRLVDYYRGDELDADFTYSYETAKELLEA
- a CDS encoding KEOPS complex subunit Pcc1 codes for the protein MTGTQSEPNESAGRSATIRSELDDAAILAASVRPDNTPEIDTRVERDGEGVETVVTTVERETTGGLRTTVDDYVVNLTVAQKVVQAGKRHANADTDDKS
- a CDS encoding 30S ribosomal protein S3ae translates to MSERSVSKQKQEKRWYTIHAPQQFDRQELGGTPADEPDKVLGRNVETTLGELKGDASENNTKLTFKINDVGSDSAYTEFVKHELTRDYLRSLVRRGASKIEAYVTVLTTDDYRVQIQPVAFTTKDADASQEKAIRNTMVDIVEEAAEDRTFEDLIDSVVEGRLSSAIYGEAKTIYPLRRVEIQKSTLEARPEEVAAEEETSVDVDEEEVEV